GCGGGTGTGCACGGCGCCCGCCTCCACGGACACATCCCCCAGGCGGGTGATGGTATTGGCGGCCGTGAGTTGCCAGACCTGCGCCATCCTTCCCGGGCGGAAGCCGGACACGTTCAAGGTGAGGGGGGTGGAGCCCGTCAACACCTTGTTGACGACCATGACGGTGAGGGCGCCATCGCTCGTGCGCTGGGCGGCGAACGCGGACAGGTGGTCCGGCTCGGGCACGGAGCTGGCCACGCTCACGTCCCCGAAGGTGGACTTGCGCCCGTCGTAGTTGCGGTAGAGCTTCATCGCCTTGTAGGTGGGCGTGGTCGCGGCCGGCGTCTCCCAGCGGGTGGCGTAGTCCAGCCCCTCGCGGCCGAAGATGCCGAGGATGTCTGCCTGGGTGGTGGCGCCATTGATGTGCGCCTCCGCGCCCCAGTTGTACTCGGTGAGGCCCACCTGGGTGCCCGGGTACCAGGTGCGCACCCAGTCCTTCAGGCGGGGCACCAGCATGACCGTGTCGTTGATCCACGTCTCGTCGACGTAGTCCGGATCCCACAACGAGCGCGTGGAGCGGTTGCGCCGCAGCTGCATCGCCTGGGAGGTGTTGCCGCTGAACTCACCGCCCTGGGGGTAGTAGTGGACGGTGAAGACGTCCAGCAGCCGCCGGCCCGTGGTGCGCTCGTGGGTGCGTAGCTGGTTGAGCAGCCAGGGCAGGTAGTCCCAGCCTCCGTTGGCCTCCCGGTCCGGGTAGCGGGTGTAGTCCGTCTGGGGCGCGTATTGATGGTCATAGCCGCTGTAGAAGTAGCCGCTCCAGCCCCACTCCTCGGGGCCGAGGATGAGCGCGTCCGGCTCCGCGTCCTTCACCGCGGCGGCGTGCGCGAGGAACTTGTCGCGCAGCTCCCGCATGGTGGCACCCGTGGGCCGCACGTCCCGGTGCGTCTGGTGCCAGAGGCTCGGCTCGTTATCCATGATGTAGTGGCGCACGCCCCCGCGCGCGGCCGTGCCCCAGGTCCGGCGCAGGTGCTCCACCCAGCCCTTCTGGAAGCGCGCGTCCACCGGCACGTTGGCGTCCCGGGGATCGTTGGCCACGTCCTTCCCCGAGACGTGCACCCCATCGCCGGCGTCCGGGTAGTACGGATCCCTGTCCTGCTGCGCGCCATACCTGGCGATGGAATAGCTGCACGTCCTGGAGCGATCCGGTCCCAGGTTCGCCACCCAGCCGAGGATGGGAATGGTGACGAGGGGCTCGGCGTCCGCCTCCCGGGTGTTCTGGATGAAGGCATCCACCTGGCCACCCGGTTGCTCGCTCGGATAGGGCAGGCTCTCGAAGAAGTAGTCGTTGGCGCGGTTGGCGGCGTTCAATCGCCAGTTGTAACGGCTGGTGGCGTTGCCTCCCCAGCGGTTGAGGGGGGCGTTGAGATCATCCAACTGCGCCCGGGAGGCATAGGCGACGCCATAGATGAAGGGGTTGATGGGATGCCGCCCGGCGCTCACGTCGATGTCCACCGTCGTGGCTGGATTCTGGGCCAGCGCCGACGAGGCCATTCCGACGAGCAGGCCCACGAGCCAGATGCTTCCACTTCCCCTCGCCCTTCCCGCTCCGGTCCCGTTGCGTTGCCGACGCCCTTGCATGCGTTCGCCCCTCCCCGCCGCTCGCGGACCCACCCCTGCGCCTGACTGCGGGGGCGAACCTGAACACGCGCGGATTGCACAGCAACCTGGATCCGAACGGAACTCCACGGACCCGGAAACTCATCTCGTCGCGAGGGGAGGCTGGGATGCCTGGGATTGAGCGGACCGCGCCCGCCCTGGTGGATGCAAGGCATTGATCTCGCCCCGCGAGGAGGGGCGGGCTCACCCCGGAGGGGTGTTTGTCCGCTCAGTGGATGGCGGCGCGCACCCCGATGCGCTGGAGCACTTCGGCCTCGAGGACGAGCAGCTCCTCCAGGCGGGCGCGCACCGGCGCCTCGTCACCACCCGCCGCCGTGACGGCCAGGCGGTAGAAGAGCGACTGGTGGCCATCCTCGGACTGGGCGAGCTCCGCGTAGAAGCGGCGCAGCGACTCCTCCTCGAGTCCCTCGGCGAGCAGCGACAGGCGCTCGCAGGAGCGGGCCTCGATGACGGCGGCCACGAGCAGCCGGTCCACCTTGCGGCCCTCGTGCGAGGTGCGCACGGCCTTCTGCAGGCCCTGGGCGTAGGGGTCTCCCGCGTCCCGGTTCAAGGTCAGGCCGCGAGCGGCCATCAGCTCCAGCACCCGGGCCAGGTGCGCGCTCTCCTCGCGCGCCAGCCGCGCCATCTGCGCGGGCAGGCCCGGCAGATCCGGGTACACCTGGATCATCGAGAGCGCGTTGGCCGCGGCCTTCTTCTCGCAGTGGGCATGGTCCACCAGCACCTCGTCGAAGCGCTCGAGCGCGAGAGGCAGCCAGCGCGGATCACTGGGCGCCCGGAGGATGACGGGGCCCTCACCCGAGAGGGGACGACGGTCAGGCGTGGGACGGGACATGGGCGCGGACTCTACCGTTCGCCGGAGGCGGGGTTCCACCGTCACGATCGTGTCGCGCCGCTGGGAGTCCTGACGCGGGAACGTTGCTTGTCCCCTGGCCTCCGGGGCTTTAGGGACACTCCCGCCATGTCTTCCCACCAGATGCCCCTGATGTTCGTCCGCCACGCCGAGGCCGAGGGTGACCACCGCCTGGGTGACGAGAGCCGTCCCCTGACGCTCGAGGGCAGGGCCACCTTCCGTGCGCACGCGCGCAAGCTCGCACGCCTCACGCCCATGGTGGGCATCGCCACGAGCCCCCTGGTGCGCGCCATCCAGACCGCGGAGATCCTCGCCGAGGCCTTCGGGCTCGCGCACGTGGAGGTCCTCCCCGAGCTGCGGCCCCGTCCCCAGGCGCCCAAGCGCATCCTCCACATGGCACGCGAGCTGGGCCCGGGCTGGATGCTCGTGGGGCACAATCCCTCGCTCGCCGTCGCGGGTGCGCGCGCCCTGGAGCAGGAGGAGCTGCCCGGCAAGCTGCGCAAGGGGGCCGTGCTGGCGCTCCACCCCCAGGGCAAGCACTTCTCGCTGGCGTGGATGGCGACCCCGGGCCGCTCCCTCTTCCGGCCCGATGCTCCCCCACGAGGTCGCGCCTCGGGAGGGCATGATTGACCGCGTGCTCGACGCACCTCAGATGGTGAGGTGCCACAGCTCGCGCAGATCGGAGGGGAGCTGGCCGATGACGTCGTCGATCTCCCCCTCGGAGACCTGATCCCTCAAGGCGGTGAAGACGGCGCGGATCCTCCGCTCCGCCACGAGGGGCTCCACCTCCAGGTCCTGCGACACCATCTGGATGAAGCCGTCCCTGCCGAACTTGCTGGCGGGCTTGCCCGCGTGCCGCTCGCAGCGGACCAGCAGATCCTGAAGCTTGCCGGGGAGCTGGGCTTCCAGGTGGGCCGGCTCCCCGCCGAAGAGCCGCTGTTCCAGGACGCAGAGCACCGAGATCGCGGCACGCTCCGCGTCTTCCTCGTTCATCGAGCCGATGGCCATGAGGTTGCGCAGGAAGGCCTTGTAGCTCTGGTTGCGCCTGGTTTCCCGGCGCTGCTCGCGCCGGGCTTGTAGGTCGACCCCCGAGGCGCGTCGCGTGGCATCTGACTCCTCCGTGCGCTGCGACTCTGGGTTGCTGTCCATCCCGTTCTGATTGACGTCCGCCATATGCGCCTCCCTCACAGGTTGAAAGGGTTCTCCCCATCGACCTTGACCATGCGTCGGTCTGGAGTACAGCGGGGGCGGCGCGACGGGATGCGCACCCTGGTTCCTGTGCGGGCCGACCTCCAGGCGCGCTCTGGGTCATCTCCCCGCGTTCTGTTGAGGTGGGGCGAGCAGGTGGATGAGCCCTGTTCGCCCTGGTGTGCGCCCGAGGCGGACAGGCGTCACACCTCGACGAACCGTGTGCCGGTGATGCCCTCCGCCTCCATGGCCTGTTTGAGGACCTCGGAGACGATGAGGGCGACCGGCCAGCCCCAGGGCCGGAAGATGTGGGCCCCTCCTGCTTTTCCGGGGTCGATGCGCAGGCCCGAAACAACCCGGTACTCGCCCACCTTTCCTGGCTGTTCGTCCTCGGGCGTCCAGTACGCCACCCGTCTGCACCGGGCATCGTCGATACACCGGATGAGGCGAAGCGCATTGAGGATGAAGTAGGGCTCAGCATGGCCCTCGACGCGCACGGGAAGGAACTGCACCTCTTGGACATTCAACCGCTCGAAGAGCTGGACGACACGTGCATGGACGACGGGAATGGAAAACGCGGCCCAGCAATAGTCCAGAGCGTGTCCGGGAACATCGAGTGGAAACCGGGGAACGCAGCCCAGCTCGAGCGCCTTCCCCTCCTTGAATTGCCAGGGGTCTATTTCCTGCCCTTGCTCATCCACGGGGCTTCCCAGATGCCACCGTGCTTCGGAGCGCCTGTCGTCCATCAGTTCGAAATACCGGGCCATGTGCGTCATTCCACTGGAAGGCAAGTCCCACTGCCTGCCTTTAGGGGACGTGGACCTTCCAGCCGCCCCGCGCTAATCCACCAGCACCACGCGCTGGGTGCGGCCGGCGAGGTAGCCCACCCGGCGGGCGATGCGTGCCAGGGACTCGTCCTTCTCCTCCACGCGCAAGGTCAAGCGCGGCAGCGACGAGAGGAGGAAGCGTGAGATCTGCCCCAGGCACAGCGTGGCGTGGCCCTTCTTGCGCTGCGACGGCAGCGTGTAGAGGTTCTCCAGCTCCGCGCCGTATTGCGAGCGGCTGCCGATGTCCACCTTGAACACCAGCTCGCCGTTCTCCTCCAGCACGTAGGTGCGCCGCGCCCGCACGCGCTGCGCCACCCGCGCCTCGAAGTGGGGATCCTCCGCGAGCGCGTCCCGATCGTGCAGCTCCTGGATGGCCCCCGCCGCCAGCGGCAACAGGCGCGGCAGATCCTCCTCGCGCGCCAGCCGCAGCAGCGGGTTGGTGAAGGGGCCCAGGTCATCCGCCGAGACGGAGAAGAGCCGGTATGTGC
Above is a window of Cystobacter fuscus DNA encoding:
- a CDS encoding glycoside hydrolase family 44 protein — encoded protein: MGLLVGMASSALAQNPATTVDIDVSAGRHPINPFIYGVAYASRAQLDDLNAPLNRWGGNATSRYNWRLNAANRANDYFFESLPYPSEQPGGQVDAFIQNTREADAEPLVTIPILGWVANLGPDRSRTCSYSIARYGAQQDRDPYYPDAGDGVHVSGKDVANDPRDANVPVDARFQKGWVEHLRRTWGTAARGGVRHYIMDNEPSLWHQTHRDVRPTGATMRELRDKFLAHAAAVKDAEPDALILGPEEWGWSGYFYSGYDHQYAPQTDYTRYPDREANGGWDYLPWLLNQLRTHERTTGRRLLDVFTVHYYPQGGEFSGNTSQAMQLRRNRSTRSLWDPDYVDETWINDTVMLVPRLKDWVRTWYPGTQVGLTEYNWGAEAHINGATTQADILGIFGREGLDYATRWETPAATTPTYKAMKLYRNYDGRKSTFGDVSVASSVPEPDHLSAFAAQRTSDGALTVMVVNKVLTGSTPLTLNVSGFRPGRMAQVWQLTAANTITRLGDVSVEAGAVHTRVPSQSVTLFVIPWGSRPSNQPPVAKLTATPTSGNPPLTMVFSAMGSTDSDGTLVTYAWDFGDGQHATGITVSHTYTQRGTYTATLTVKDNNGATATASLPIQVTATALEAPTNCYTQRAGSDVTVRWTDNSRTEEGFIVERGLQTSPITFQQIARVGANTRTFVDSRVAPGKYYYRVTAFAGALRSAPSNIDGERIP
- a CDS encoding tRNA-(ms[2]io[6]A)-hydroxylase, which translates into the protein MSRPTPDRRPLSGEGPVILRAPSDPRWLPLALERFDEVLVDHAHCEKKAAANALSMIQVYPDLPGLPAQMARLAREESAHLARVLELMAARGLTLNRDAGDPYAQGLQKAVRTSHEGRKVDRLLVAAVIEARSCERLSLLAEGLEEESLRRFYAELAQSEDGHQSLFYRLAVTAAGGDEAPVRARLEELLVLEAEVLQRIGVRAAIH
- a CDS encoding SixA phosphatase family protein — protein: MSSHQMPLMFVRHAEAEGDHRLGDESRPLTLEGRATFRAHARKLARLTPMVGIATSPLVRAIQTAEILAEAFGLAHVEVLPELRPRPQAPKRILHMARELGPGWMLVGHNPSLAVAGARALEQEELPGKLRKGAVLALHPQGKHFSLAWMATPGRSLFRPDAPPRGRASGGHD
- a CDS encoding DUF2267 domain-containing protein yields the protein MADVNQNGMDSNPESQRTEESDATRRASGVDLQARREQRRETRRNQSYKAFLRNLMAIGSMNEEDAERAAISVLCVLEQRLFGGEPAHLEAQLPGKLQDLLVRCERHAGKPASKFGRDGFIQMVSQDLEVEPLVAERRIRAVFTALRDQVSEGEIDDVIGQLPSDLRELWHLTI
- a CDS encoding imm11 family protein, which codes for MARYFELMDDRRSEARWHLGSPVDEQGQEIDPWQFKEGKALELGCVPRFPLDVPGHALDYCWAAFSIPVVHARVVQLFERLNVQEVQFLPVRVEGHAEPYFILNALRLIRCIDDARCRRVAYWTPEDEQPGKVGEYRVVSGLRIDPGKAGGAHIFRPWGWPVALIVSEVLKQAMEAEGITGTRFVEV
- a CDS encoding GNAT family N-acetyltransferase, which encodes MSVTVQQLAARDAEALRALLARDPAHNLYLLGLLEEFGLTSAEGQGGFSYWGRFDGQTLTAAVFVGGAGGLLVPSASDGTATGMIADALADRVRLRGAVGEKPAVDALVRSLCVGRPKLSRTYRLFSVSADDLGPFTNPLLRLAREEDLPRLLPLAAGAIQELHDRDALAEDPHFEARVAQRVRARRTYVLEENGELVFKVDIGSRSQYGAELENLYTLPSQRKKGHATLCLGQISRFLLSSLPRLTLRVEEKDESLARIARRVGYLAGRTQRVVLVD